A portion of the Toxotes jaculatrix isolate fToxJac2 chromosome 16, fToxJac2.pri, whole genome shotgun sequence genome contains these proteins:
- the LOC121195576 gene encoding serine/threonine-protein phosphatase 6 catalytic subunit-like: protein MAPLDLDKYVEIARHCKYLPENDLKRLCDYVCDLLLEESNVQPVSTPVTVCGDIHGQFYDLCELFRTGGQVPDTNYIFMGDFVDRGYYSLETFTHLLALKAKWPDRITLLRGNHESRQITQVYGFYDECQTKYGNANAWRYCTKVFDMLTVAALIDEQVLCVHGGLSPDIKTLDQIRTIERNQEIPHKGAFCDLVWSDPEDVDTWAISPRGAGWLFGSKVTNEFVHINNLKLICRAHQLVHEGYKFMFDEKLVTVWSAPNYCYRCGNIASIMVFKDVNRREPKLFRAVPDSERVIPPRTTTPYFL from the exons ATGGCGCCTTTAGACCTTGATAAGTACGTTGAAATAGCACGACACTGCAAATACCTCCCGGAAAATGATCTAAAG agattATGTGATTATGTTTGTGATTTGTTGCTGGAAGAATCAAACGTTCAGCCGGTCTCTACTCCAGTTACAGTTTGTGGAGATATTCATGGTCAG TTTTATGATCTTTGTGAGCTCTTCAGAACTGGAGGCCAAGTTCCAGacacaaattacattttcatg GGAGATTTTGTAGATAGAGGATATTATAGCTTGGAGACATTTACACACCTGCTGGCTTTAAAGGCAAAGTGGCCCGATCGCATCACACTTCTCCGCGGAAACCATGAAAGCAGACAGATTACTCAAGTGTACGGCTTTTACG ATGAGTGCCAAACAAAGTATGGAAATGCAAACGCCTGGAGGTATTGCACAAAAGTGTTTGACATGCTTACTGTGGCAGCT CTGATAGACGAGCAGGTCTTGTGTGTCCACGGTGGTCTTTCACCTGACATCAAGACTTTGGACCAGATCCGGACTATCGAGCGCAACCAGGAGATTCCCCACAAGGGGGCCTTCTGTGACCTTGTGTGGTCAGACCCAGAAGACGTGGACACCTGGGCTATCAGTCCACGAGGTGCCGGCTGGCTGTTTGGCTCCAAGGTTACTAATGAG tttgttcacatcaacaacctgaagctCATCTGCCGTGCGCATCAGCTGGTTCACGAAGGCTACAAGTTCATGTTTGACGAGAAGCTGGTGACCGTGTGGTCAGCGCCCAACTACTGCTACCGCTGTGGAAACATCGCGTCCATCATGGTCTTCAAGGATGTGAACAGACGAGAGCCCAAGCTGTTCCGCGCCGTCCCCGACTCCGAGCGCGTCATACCTCCCCGAACAACCACACCCTACTTCCTCTaa